From the genome of Clostridium sp. BNL1100, one region includes:
- a CDS encoding SDR family NAD(P)-dependent oxidoreductase, with translation MNLNVDMEDFISAIHNQNKLVQQKSISTTDIAIIGISAKIGSAEDVNEFWNCIGNGYDLIDTFPPDRQRDIDRYLKTCFGKESSSFIEMAYLKNVDLFDAGLFNMTPVEAELMDPVQRVFLECMLVAAEDAGYGGNRLFGSKTGVYVGSNSNTNDNYFSMISALSPSKMGLALAGNLNSVVASRFSYLFNLRGPAEVIDTACSSSLVAVHTACQAIRSGEVDMAFAGGIKIGLIPRSVSNENDIGITSSTGRTKTFDDEADGTGAGEGAGVVLLKPLHKAIEDGDNIHAVIKGTATNQDGTSVGITAPNSQAQTEVLLAAWEDAKINPLTLQYIEAHGTATNLGDPIEIESITRAFQRYTDRTQFCAVGSVKTNVGHLDCAAGIAGLINGVMMLKNRKIPPNIHYKSGNRKIDFINSPVYINDKLDNWERGQMPRRCGVSSFGISGTNCHMVLEEAPAVVESVKDNGYYILTISAKSRKTVDKILNSYSQWMEGNKEVSLRDLCYTTNVGRGHYNCRMAIIINNGSDSKTGEAFQNRDSDNTFYGEFQISTNNELHNKEGSITIQQKAEYTKKAKEIVNNLISEKSQQRKKILLQELALLYVSGADVEWDILHKEQFCKMLSIPTYPFDHKRYWISGEKRVNTVNSTTKTEYEKRLHPLLDQCLVDSMEIVVFSRNINVDNCWELKEHVIGRNHVLPGTAFVEMVHKAGSRYYRTNSIEIDELLFLMPFSCNEGEQREIQVIGKNTNDCIEIGIVSADVNESEKTWISHVTAKVRKTSPNVVEKCEIAEIIKRCPDTLDVYSKGHSQNGHVAVTDRWKTNRMVHFNETELVAKFELSEEYHKGLNDYYLYPPLLDGAVNIGNIFTKSGFCLPLSYGNAKFYKPLPSEFYSYLKVKNLKTSDEITIFDVCIVSKEGEIIAEIDDYTLKEVDEREMSRVKGEMLYSVKWIESQRIQTADSSLFADKSILLIRTENQKDNRIYKQVKTLNAKAIIDVAISNEYKKTGPDSYKVRCCEEDFGEVFDAFSDRHIDYVFHIASLEENNEDTFENLHRSIDVGIKSMFVFLQSIAKHQVKVKNITSCIDNSVTVNGNEEETKPLNRALSGMLKSASREFDNIRFKIIDIDEETDTSVVLDEILYGEDMVLTAYRSNCRFVEAFAEHVQSERRKISIKNDGVYVITGGLGGVGLVIAKQLAEMNGNVKIALLNRSKAPQEALSEKDDRTINSLEKIYEITGDKNSLEVISVDISNIESVSREISLLREKYGKINGVIHCAGVAGKGFLLRKTWDEFENVLRSKVYGTWIVDKVTENDDLDFFIMCSSISSIFTSSGQSDYSAANSYIDSFAELRSKRNKNTLAINWTGWKETGMAVDYKVNQGESLFKFIDNARGQEAFEYALGSTQPRIIIGELNYEMIQKSRNFLDDLIVFSNSIENKLRQYQNLNNNEDEQEEIKISVLGKSNGDITSTEYQVAKAVAKTLRFEEVNIYDKFFEMGGDSLLAASFKKELDKLFPDVVDITDVFTYVSVYEMAKYIDSKINTPGPGVTEDNKVQTDDELMDLLMKLNSGSIDIEEAEKRLL, from the coding sequence GAAAGTAGCAGTTTCATTGAGATGGCATATTTGAAAAATGTAGATTTGTTTGATGCGGGACTGTTTAATATGACTCCTGTAGAGGCGGAATTAATGGACCCGGTGCAAAGGGTATTTCTTGAGTGTATGCTGGTAGCTGCCGAGGATGCGGGTTATGGCGGTAATAGGCTGTTCGGATCAAAGACAGGAGTTTATGTTGGCAGTAACAGTAATACAAATGATAATTATTTTTCTATGATATCAGCGCTTTCGCCTTCAAAAATGGGCTTGGCTTTAGCAGGAAATTTAAATTCGGTAGTAGCAAGCAGATTCAGCTATTTATTCAATTTAAGAGGTCCCGCAGAAGTGATAGATACTGCGTGCTCTTCTTCTTTAGTGGCAGTACATACTGCTTGTCAGGCTATAAGAAGTGGTGAAGTTGATATGGCTTTTGCCGGAGGGATAAAAATCGGTCTGATTCCGAGATCTGTAAGCAATGAAAATGATATAGGAATCACATCCTCAACAGGAAGAACAAAAACCTTTGATGATGAGGCCGATGGCACCGGGGCTGGGGAAGGAGCCGGGGTAGTTCTTTTAAAGCCTTTGCACAAGGCAATAGAAGATGGTGATAATATACATGCAGTAATAAAAGGAACTGCAACTAACCAGGATGGAACCTCAGTAGGCATTACCGCTCCTAATTCACAGGCTCAGACAGAAGTGTTGCTGGCAGCCTGGGAGGATGCAAAAATAAATCCTTTGACCCTTCAATATATAGAAGCACACGGAACTGCCACTAATCTGGGGGATCCAATAGAAATCGAATCAATTACCAGGGCCTTTCAAAGATATACCGATAGGACCCAGTTTTGTGCTGTTGGATCAGTAAAGACAAATGTGGGGCATCTCGATTGTGCAGCGGGTATTGCAGGCCTTATCAATGGGGTTATGATGCTGAAAAACAGGAAAATACCGCCCAATATTCATTACAAGAGCGGAAATCGTAAGATAGACTTTATTAATTCACCTGTTTACATAAATGATAAGCTTGACAACTGGGAACGAGGCCAGATGCCAAGAAGATGCGGCGTGAGTTCCTTTGGTATAAGCGGCACAAATTGCCACATGGTACTGGAAGAAGCTCCGGCTGTAGTAGAAAGTGTGAAAGATAACGGTTACTATATTTTAACGATATCTGCAAAGAGCAGGAAGACTGTTGACAAAATATTAAACAGCTATTCCCAATGGATGGAAGGAAATAAGGAGGTCTCCCTAAGGGATTTATGCTATACGACAAATGTAGGAAGAGGACACTATAATTGCCGTATGGCCATTATAATCAACAACGGGAGTGACTCAAAAACGGGAGAAGCCTTCCAAAATAGAGATTCGGATAATACATTTTATGGCGAATTTCAAATCAGTACCAATAATGAACTACATAATAAAGAAGGCAGTATAACTATTCAGCAAAAGGCTGAGTATACTAAAAAAGCTAAAGAAATTGTCAATAACTTAATTTCTGAAAAATCCCAGCAAAGAAAGAAAATATTATTGCAGGAACTGGCATTGCTTTATGTATCAGGTGCGGATGTTGAATGGGATATATTACACAAAGAACAATTCTGTAAAATGTTAAGTATCCCGACTTACCCTTTTGATCACAAGCGATATTGGATAAGTGGTGAAAAGAGAGTTAACACTGTTAATTCCACAACAAAGACAGAGTATGAAAAAAGACTTCATCCTCTTTTGGACCAATGTCTCGTTGATTCAATGGAAATTGTAGTTTTTTCAAGAAATATAAATGTAGATAATTGCTGGGAGCTTAAAGAGCATGTCATTGGCAGAAACCATGTCTTGCCGGGTACTGCGTTTGTGGAAATGGTACATAAGGCGGGAAGTAGGTATTATCGGACAAATAGTATTGAAATTGATGAACTGCTGTTTTTAATGCCTTTTTCATGTAATGAAGGAGAGCAAAGAGAAATACAGGTTATCGGAAAGAATACAAATGACTGTATTGAGATAGGAATTGTCAGTGCTGACGTAAATGAAAGTGAAAAAACCTGGATTAGCCATGTGACGGCAAAAGTGAGAAAAACTTCTCCTAATGTTGTCGAAAAGTGTGAAATAGCTGAGATTATCAAAAGATGTCCGGATACTTTAGATGTATATTCAAAAGGACATTCTCAAAACGGACATGTTGCTGTAACAGACAGATGGAAAACTAACAGGATGGTTCATTTTAACGAGACGGAATTGGTAGCAAAATTTGAACTGTCAGAAGAATACCATAAAGGATTAAATGACTATTATTTATACCCTCCTTTATTAGATGGGGCAGTCAACATTGGTAACATATTTACGAAAAGTGGCTTTTGCCTCCCTCTGTCCTACGGTAATGCAAAGTTTTACAAGCCTCTGCCTAGTGAATTCTACAGCTATTTAAAAGTAAAAAATTTAAAAACCAGTGATGAGATCACAATATTTGATGTTTGTATTGTATCAAAAGAAGGTGAGATCATTGCTGAGATCGATGATTATACTTTAAAAGAGGTAGATGAGAGGGAGATGAGCAGGGTTAAAGGAGAAATGCTCTACTCAGTGAAGTGGATTGAAAGTCAAAGAATACAAACTGCCGATAGCAGTTTATTTGCAGATAAATCCATATTACTGATTAGAACAGAAAATCAGAAGGATAACAGAATTTATAAGCAAGTAAAAACCTTGAATGCAAAAGCAATAATCGATGTAGCTATTTCGAATGAGTACAAAAAAACCGGTCCTGACAGTTATAAGGTAAGGTGCTGTGAAGAGGATTTTGGAGAGGTATTTGATGCTTTTTCGGATAGACACATTGACTATGTATTCCACATTGCATCATTGGAAGAAAATAATGAAGATACATTTGAAAATCTCCACCGCAGTATTGATGTGGGGATAAAAAGTATGTTTGTTTTTCTTCAGAGTATTGCAAAGCATCAGGTTAAAGTAAAAAATATTACCTCATGTATAGACAACTCGGTTACCGTAAATGGTAATGAAGAAGAAACAAAGCCTCTAAACAGGGCATTATCAGGAATGCTCAAGTCAGCTTCCAGGGAGTTTGATAATATCCGATTTAAAATTATTGATATTGATGAAGAAACAGACACCAGTGTGGTATTGGATGAAATTCTATACGGTGAGGATATGGTATTAACAGCATACCGTAGTAATTGCAGGTTTGTTGAAGCCTTCGCTGAACACGTGCAAAGTGAACGAAGGAAAATTTCAATCAAAAATGATGGGGTATACGTAATTACCGGAGGTCTTGGCGGTGTCGGGCTTGTTATTGCAAAGCAACTGGCTGAGATGAACGGAAACGTAAAGATAGCACTTCTAAACCGTAGCAAGGCTCCACAAGAAGCCCTCTCAGAAAAAGATGATAGGACTATCAATTCTCTGGAGAAGATTTATGAAATAACAGGGGATAAAAATTCACTGGAAGTCATATCTGTGGATATTTCCAATATTGAAAGTGTGAGCCGTGAAATATCATTACTAAGAGAAAAGTATGGAAAAATTAACGGTGTGATTCATTGTGCAGGGGTTGCCGGAAAAGGCTTTTTGTTAAGAAAAACATGGGACGAATTTGAAAATGTTCTCAGATCAAAGGTATATGGTACATGGATCGTTGACAAGGTCACTGAAAATGATGATCTTGACTTCTTTATCATGTGCTCCTCCATTTCGTCTATTTTCACATCAAGCGGCCAAAGCGATTATTCAGCAGCAAATTCTTATATAGACAGTTTTGCAGAGTTGAGAAGCAAAAGAAATAAGAACACTCTTGCAATAAATTGGACAGGCTGGAAGGAAACCGGCATGGCGGTAGATTATAAGGTTAATCAGGGGGAAAGTTTATTCAAATTTATTGATAATGCACGGGGACAGGAAGCTTTTGAATATGCTCTGGGCTCCACTCAACCGAGAATCATTATCGGTGAGCTAAACTACGAAATGATTCAAAAAAGCCGGAATTTTCTTGACGATTTAATTGTTTTTTCAAACAGCATCGAGAACAAACTAAGGCAATATCAAAATTTGAATAATAATGAAGATGAGCAAGAGGAAATAAAAATAAGCGTCTTAGGCAAAAGCAATGGTGATATTACATCAACAGAATATCAGGTTGCAAAGGCGGTAGCTAAGACACTCAGATTCGAAGAAGTAAATATTTATGACAAGTTCTTTGAAATGGGTGGGGATTCATTGCTGGCAGCTTCCTTTAAAAAGGAGTTGGATAAACTATTTCCGGATGTAGTTGATATTACAGATGTGTTTACGTATGTATCCGTTTACGAAATGGCCAAATATATAGACAGTAAAATAAATACACCCGGACCAGGTGTAACGGAAGATAATAAAGTTCAGACGGATGATGAGTTAATGGATTTATTAATGAAACTCAACTCCGGCTCCATTGATATTGAAGAAGCGGAGAAAAGGCTGCTATAA
- a CDS encoding SDR family NAD(P)-dependent oxidoreductase, protein MSNLKKYILEQVGSKKLSQDDAFKMLKELQESNYAKDEIAIVGMACKLPEAENPQEFWNNLISEYRCFIPMPSERHDFYDPFRNPHYAEFLGMKAIPRQTETEDTSLVSVITDIDKFDAAFFGIPPREAKYIHPGQRIFLQTAWSAIEDAGYGVDNIQGSNTGVFVGEDRNNTLLYKYITEPDQMHLTGSWEGIMASRINYIFNLRGPSMVLDTACSSGLVAIHEASNALKNHDCEMAIAGGISLGGGTTGTGPDDEDATEDALAAVASDDVVRAFDKKCSGTVFGEGCIAIVLKLLKNAIKDGDNIYGVIKGSALNNDGASNGITAPNPVAQEDVIKEAWSNANINPETVQYVEAHGTGTILGDPIEVKGLTNAFQKFTNRKQFCGLGSLKTNMGHMVGASGCAGVMKVVLGLQNNVIPASMYFEEPNPHINFVDSPMFVVDKPLPWEKRDLPRRAGVSSFGFSGTNGHAIIEEAPVLEERNDIKDGKLNVITLSAKSETAINNLVKRYQKFLCDKAELDIKDACYTANTGRGHYEYRIIMLIDDLNSLKEKINLLAERGIATYAEENIFFGQHKIVSDKRQSLQDNEIKEAGLRALNTEVEQMMPELFEADKDCYNSMLQKMCTYYVKGASIDWKKLHSGRKNRRVSLPTYPFDKTHYWADVKKSKITGSVQAENSTKLHYLIDELVISSMNEDIYRAKLSPETHWVLKEHVILGNSTVPGTAYIEIARAIGEIYFNTDELEINNFIFLTPLVVPNDTQVEPQIIVSKKDEQIQITVASMVKDEKSGVERWVTHAKGEIKQHKKSTAEILDFTGVISSEDAQESPTNLPALNAQGLMGLGDRWDNVVKTYRQKNVAVSEIKLSDKYAEDLKEFKYHTSVLDMAVNRPVQEFTTGMYLPYYYKKFTMYAPLPAHVFSKATLLDKNTHNDETKTYDVVISDTNGKIVAEIEGYVVKKVNAFNDYVANSFYGIDWVETDSDIKLRDTGKQVLLFKGYSDLSEKVEAKLRESAQNLVTVEFGNEFKKVNPNQYIVGEQEDDYDMLMKELSSDGITDIIHMGTVDFDISDSKIEDYQKAQNNSIYSLLFTSRTMLKNKISGEINFVLVTDNAQEVNGSEKTVKPLNAAFISLAKTIVMEYPNIKIRSIDIDENTDFELVYNEIHNAEYRLRTAYRNNIRYRECLVKQEVSNSEESITGIKIKNQGAYLITGGTGGLGLEVARYLAMKNKANICLVSRKELPSRDSWSNILQEASDKKLCKIISKIQEIEEQGSVVSTYSSDINDKCQMEAVSKDIIQKFGKINGIFHCAGIAGDGFLFNKKAEVFSNVLNPKIAGTKVLECITENQDLDFLILFSSMTTFFSAPGQGDYTVANAYLDAYAQYRNKMGKRTIAINWPGWSETGMAVDYNIANAVTLFKSIPTNRALSALDTIISTGITNVIPGEIDYDILMSLVDAMPMLLSEEFTKALSRRKKNSEAKTGKAASYESLQSREIVILGKPADELTASETKLAQIYAAVLELNEIDIYDSFNAMGGDSIIATEVFKILNHYYQGLLEVSDMFVYPTVAEMAEYVDSKLLSSGPSALEENENVDDMLEKFEEGEIEVEDMIQFFESEDD, encoded by the coding sequence ATGAGTAATTTAAAAAAGTACATTTTGGAGCAGGTCGGAAGCAAAAAATTGTCGCAAGATGATGCTTTTAAAATGTTAAAAGAACTCCAGGAGAGCAATTATGCCAAGGATGAAATAGCTATAGTCGGTATGGCATGCAAGCTTCCGGAGGCAGAAAATCCACAGGAATTCTGGAATAACCTTATAAGTGAGTATAGGTGTTTTATTCCAATGCCTTCTGAGAGGCACGATTTTTACGACCCTTTTAGGAATCCTCATTACGCTGAATTTTTAGGAATGAAAGCCATACCCAGACAAACAGAAACAGAGGATACCAGTCTTGTTTCTGTAATTACTGATATTGATAAGTTTGATGCTGCCTTTTTTGGGATTCCCCCCAGAGAGGCAAAATATATTCATCCGGGACAAAGAATATTTCTGCAAACTGCATGGTCCGCTATTGAAGATGCCGGTTATGGTGTAGATAATATACAGGGCAGTAATACAGGAGTGTTTGTGGGTGAAGATCGTAATAATACACTTTTATACAAATATATAACCGAGCCTGACCAGATGCACCTGACCGGTTCATGGGAAGGAATAATGGCAAGCCGAATAAATTACATATTCAACCTCAGGGGACCATCAATGGTATTGGATACGGCATGTTCGTCGGGGTTGGTTGCTATTCATGAGGCAAGTAATGCCTTAAAGAACCATGATTGTGAAATGGCAATTGCCGGGGGTATTTCGTTGGGTGGAGGAACAACAGGAACCGGGCCTGACGATGAGGATGCCACAGAAGATGCATTGGCTGCAGTTGCATCTGATGACGTAGTCAGGGCATTTGATAAAAAGTGCTCAGGAACTGTTTTCGGAGAAGGATGTATAGCAATTGTGCTAAAACTCTTAAAAAATGCTATAAAAGACGGAGATAATATATACGGTGTAATAAAGGGAAGTGCTCTGAATAATGATGGGGCATCCAACGGTATTACAGCACCAAATCCGGTTGCTCAGGAAGATGTAATAAAAGAGGCGTGGAGCAATGCAAACATTAATCCTGAGACCGTTCAATATGTTGAGGCTCATGGAACTGGTACTATATTGGGAGACCCTATTGAGGTAAAAGGTCTTACTAATGCTTTCCAAAAATTTACTAATAGAAAACAATTCTGCGGTTTGGGTTCATTAAAGACTAACATGGGGCACATGGTCGGAGCATCAGGGTGTGCCGGTGTAATGAAAGTGGTTTTAGGCTTACAAAACAATGTAATCCCTGCAAGTATGTATTTTGAGGAGCCAAATCCACACATTAATTTTGTTGATTCACCTATGTTTGTTGTAGATAAACCTCTACCATGGGAGAAACGGGATTTGCCAAGAAGGGCCGGAGTCAGTTCCTTTGGATTCAGCGGAACAAATGGCCATGCAATTATTGAAGAAGCTCCTGTATTGGAAGAAAGAAATGATATAAAAGATGGGAAGCTTAATGTTATTACTCTTTCAGCAAAAAGCGAAACGGCTATTAACAACCTTGTTAAAAGATATCAAAAATTCTTGTGTGACAAGGCAGAGCTTGATATTAAAGATGCCTGCTATACAGCAAATACGGGTAGAGGGCATTATGAATACAGGATTATAATGCTGATTGATGATTTGAACTCATTAAAAGAAAAAATCAATCTTTTAGCAGAACGTGGAATAGCTACCTACGCTGAAGAAAACATCTTCTTCGGTCAGCATAAAATTGTATCAGATAAAAGACAATCTTTGCAGGATAATGAAATCAAAGAAGCAGGACTGCGTGCATTAAATACTGAGGTTGAGCAGATGATGCCGGAGTTATTCGAAGCTGATAAAGATTGCTATAACAGCATGCTTCAAAAAATGTGTACATATTATGTAAAGGGTGCCAGCATTGACTGGAAAAAGCTGCATTCAGGCAGAAAGAACCGCAGAGTAAGTCTGCCTACATATCCTTTTGACAAAACACATTATTGGGCTGATGTAAAGAAATCAAAAATTACAGGCAGTGTTCAGGCAGAAAACAGTACAAAACTCCACTACCTTATTGATGAACTTGTTATCTCATCAATGAACGAGGATATATACCGTGCAAAACTGTCTCCCGAAACTCATTGGGTATTGAAAGAACATGTTATCCTTGGAAACAGCACTGTTCCTGGAACAGCATACATAGAGATTGCCAGGGCTATCGGAGAAATATATTTCAATACGGATGAGCTGGAAATCAATAATTTCATTTTTTTGACTCCTCTTGTAGTACCAAATGATACACAAGTAGAACCTCAGATTATAGTTTCCAAAAAGGATGAACAAATTCAGATTACAGTTGCCAGCATGGTTAAGGATGAGAAAAGCGGTGTTGAAAGATGGGTTACACATGCAAAAGGTGAAATAAAACAGCATAAAAAGAGTACAGCGGAAATCCTTGACTTTACAGGTGTTATAAGCTCCGAAGATGCTCAGGAATCACCTACAAACCTTCCTGCTCTTAATGCACAAGGTTTGATGGGCCTTGGAGACAGATGGGACAATGTAGTCAAAACATACAGACAAAAGAATGTGGCAGTGAGTGAAATAAAATTATCTGACAAATATGCAGAGGATTTAAAGGAATTCAAATACCATACCAGTGTACTGGATATGGCGGTTAACAGGCCTGTTCAGGAATTTACCACGGGAATGTATCTGCCTTATTACTACAAGAAGTTCACTATGTATGCACCGCTTCCTGCACATGTATTCAGTAAGGCTACCCTTTTGGATAAGAACACCCATAATGACGAAACAAAAACATATGATGTTGTTATATCAGATACAAACGGTAAAATTGTAGCCGAAATAGAAGGCTATGTTGTTAAAAAGGTAAACGCTTTTAATGACTATGTCGCCAACTCCTTCTATGGAATTGATTGGGTTGAAACCGACAGTGACATTAAGTTGAGGGATACCGGGAAACAGGTGCTATTATTTAAAGGCTACAGTGATTTATCCGAAAAGGTTGAAGCTAAACTTAGAGAGAGTGCACAAAACCTTGTTACCGTTGAGTTTGGAAATGAGTTCAAGAAAGTAAATCCAAACCAGTATATTGTTGGAGAGCAGGAAGATGATTACGATATGCTTATGAAGGAGTTATCTTCTGATGGTATTACTGACATAATTCATATGGGAACTGTAGATTTTGACATTTCGGACAGTAAAATTGAAGATTACCAAAAGGCTCAGAACAACAGCATATATAGTCTGCTATTCACTTCAAGAACTATGCTTAAAAACAAAATAAGCGGAGAGATAAATTTTGTTCTAGTCACTGATAATGCTCAGGAGGTTAACGGCAGTGAAAAGACTGTTAAACCTCTAAATGCTGCATTTATATCACTGGCAAAAACAATTGTTATGGAATATCCGAATATCAAGATCAGAAGTATAGATATAGACGAAAACACTGATTTTGAATTGGTTTACAATGAAATCCACAATGCTGAGTATCGCCTGAGAACTGCCTACAGGAATAACATAAGATATAGAGAGTGCCTTGTAAAGCAGGAGGTCAGCAACTCGGAGGAATCAATAACCGGAATCAAAATCAAGAATCAGGGAGCATATTTGATTACCGGAGGTACAGGTGGTCTTGGCTTGGAAGTCGCTAGATATCTGGCAATGAAAAACAAAGCAAATATTTGTCTTGTATCAAGAAAGGAGCTTCCGTCCAGAGATAGCTGGAGTAATATATTGCAGGAAGCTTCAGATAAAAAATTATGTAAGATAATAAGCAAAATCCAAGAGATAGAAGAACAGGGATCTGTTGTTTCAACATATAGCTCCGACATAAATGATAAATGTCAAATGGAAGCAGTTTCAAAGGATATAATACAGAAATTCGGGAAAATAAATGGTATATTCCATTGTGCAGGTATTGCAGGGGATGGCTTCCTTTTCAATAAGAAAGCAGAAGTATTCTCTAATGTACTAAATCCAAAAATAGCTGGAACAAAGGTTTTAGAGTGTATAACTGAAAATCAAGATCTGGATTTCCTTATTTTATTCTCCTCTATGACCACATTTTTCAGTGCACCCGGGCAAGGTGACTATACAGTAGCAAATGCATATCTTGACGCATATGCCCAATACAGAAACAAAATGGGTAAAAGAACCATTGCTATTAACTGGCCTGGTTGGAGCGAAACAGGTATGGCAGTTGATTACAATATAGCAAATGCAGTTACATTGTTTAAATCAATTCCTACCAACAGGGCACTTTCAGCATTGGATACAATAATCAGCACTGGTATTACAAATGTAATCCCCGGAGAAATTGATTACGACATTCTGATGTCGTTAGTAGATGCTATGCCAATGCTGTTATCCGAAGAGTTTACCAAGGCATTATCCAGAAGAAAGAAAAATAGTGAGGCCAAGACTGGTAAGGCAGCTTCTTATGAATCCCTGCAATCAAGAGAAATAGTTATACTTGGAAAACCGGCCGATGAGCTAACTGCGTCTGAAACCAAACTGGCACAAATATACGCAGCTGTACTGGAACTTAACGAAATTGATATTTATGACAGCTTCAATGCCATGGGCGGTGATTCTATTATTGCAACGGAGGTATTCAAAATATTAAACCACTATTATCAAGGATTATTAGAGGTTTCGGATATGTTTGTTTATCCGACAGTTGCTGAGATGGCGGAATACGTGGACAGTAAGCTTCTTAGCAGTGGACCTTCAGCATTAGAGGAAAATGAGAATGTGGATGATATGCTGGAGAAATTCGAAGAGGGAGAAATTGAAGTAGAAGATATGATTCAATTCTTTGAATCAGAGGATGATTAA